A window of bacterium contains these coding sequences:
- a CDS encoding acyl-CoA/acyl-ACP dehydrogenase: MVSFAMDIAGGPGIFRKMGLERLFRDARAGKAHPPADMMAPESIGTYELGIGRGFRPRWG, from the coding sequence GTGGTCAGTTTTGCGATGGATATCGCCGGTGGACCCGGCATCTTCCGAAAGATGGGACTCGAACGACTGTTTCGCGATGCGCGTGCGGGCAAGGCGCACCCACCTGCCGATATGATGGCGCCGGAGTCGATCGGGACGTACGAGCTCGGCATCGGGCGGGGCTTTCGCCCGCGCTGGGGCTAG
- a CDS encoding SDR family oxidoreductase, which produces MTERLDGKTCLITGATGGIGLATAIELARCGAKLVLLCRDVRRGERARTVIEAEAPDAEVDLLSGDLASLDQVRVAAQAFLASAKPLHILINNAGIVNLRREETVDGNEATFAVNHLAHFLLTNLLLERMIESAPSRIVNVSSDAHRGVGAFDFDNVDGRQSYGVMRVYGQSKLANLLFTRELARRLEARDVTVNALHPGLVSTRLAANNGWLAKLVWAPLRPFARSPEKGAETSIYLARSTEVAEASGGYYYDCRLHEPRPAALNDADARKLWDLSASLANTAAD; this is translated from the coding sequence ATGACGGAGAGACTCGACGGCAAGACCTGCCTGATTACCGGTGCGACCGGCGGCATCGGGCTGGCGACTGCGATCGAGCTCGCGCGTTGCGGAGCGAAACTCGTCTTGTTGTGTCGCGATGTTAGACGCGGTGAGCGGGCGCGCACGGTGATCGAGGCCGAGGCCCCCGATGCCGAGGTCGATCTCTTGAGTGGTGACCTTGCATCCCTGGACCAGGTGCGGGTTGCGGCGCAGGCGTTTCTGGCGAGCGCGAAGCCTCTGCATATCCTGATCAACAACGCGGGGATCGTGAATCTGCGTCGCGAGGAGACCGTGGACGGAAATGAGGCCACGTTTGCGGTCAACCATCTCGCACACTTCCTGCTGACGAATCTGCTTCTCGAACGCATGATCGAGAGCGCGCCTTCGCGCATCGTCAATGTATCTTCCGATGCGCATCGCGGTGTCGGGGCTTTTGATTTCGACAACGTGGATGGACGGCAGAGCTACGGCGTGATGCGCGTGTACGGCCAGAGCAAACTTGCGAACCTTCTGTTTACGCGCGAACTTGCGCGGCGACTCGAGGCTCGCGACGTAACGGTGAATGCGTTGCATCCGGGTCTGGTTTCGACGCGACTGGCCGCCAACAACGGATGGTTGGCGAAGCTGGTCTGGGCACCGCTGCGGCCGTTTGCGCGCAGTCCCGAAAAGGGAGCGGAGACGTCGATCTATCTGGCGCGCTCGACGGAAGTAGCCGAAGCCAGCGGTGGTTACTATTACGACTGCAGGCTCCACGAACCCCGCCCCGCAGCTTTGAACGACGCGGATGCCCGAAAGTTGTGGGACTTGAGCGCGAGCCTCGCGAACACGGCGGCCGATTGA
- a CDS encoding VOC family protein: protein MGKHQNEEFELRGINHLALVCKDMARTVEFYTQVLGMPLTKTIDLPGGMGQHFFFDIGGGDALAFFWFPEAPEASPGIAAPKEFPGGSHTSAHGSMNHVAFDVPAEKIDEYRKRLIDKGIEVTEIINHDNSPMQVSADVSDDVFVRSLYFFDPDGVLLEFASWTAELTAADVRHRGATWEDRHRYLEEQEKFKAQIEEMRRKRKR, encoded by the coding sequence ATGGGGAAGCATCAGAACGAGGAATTCGAACTCAGGGGAATCAACCACCTCGCCCTGGTCTGCAAGGATATGGCGCGCACCGTCGAGTTCTACACACAGGTTCTGGGCATGCCTTTGACCAAGACGATCGATCTCCCGGGCGGCATGGGGCAGCACTTCTTCTTCGACATTGGAGGTGGAGATGCTCTGGCGTTTTTCTGGTTCCCCGAGGCACCGGAGGCATCTCCCGGCATCGCTGCGCCGAAGGAATTTCCGGGCGGCTCGCATACCAGCGCGCATGGTTCGATGAACCACGTCGCCTTTGACGTCCCGGCCGAGAAGATCGACGAGTACCGCAAGCGCCTGATCGACAAGGGCATCGAGGTCACCGAGATCATCAATCACGACAACTCGCCCATGCAGGTGAGCGCGGACGTGAGCGACGATGTATTCGTGCGTTCGCTCTATTTCTTCGATCCCGACGGGGTCTTGCTCGAGTTCGCCTCCTGGACCGCTGAACTCACTGCCGCAGATGTTCGACATCGGGGAGCGACATGGGAAGATCGCCACCGCTATCTGGAAGAACAGGAGAAGTTCAAGGCGCAGATCGAAGAGATGCGCCGCAAGCGCAAGCGTTGA
- a CDS encoding MFS transporter: MKHSEATSEPAQTAPPLDASERARGRRMAVASHPFGMTFWDVFSEKIPTLALLSLGASEAVVGLQSGLPHFMQVLQLPTLRWIGRVSKRRILLLGQLVALAGGAPLLFFSSLALQEESLAIAVVLASIAMVAAGLRVGNTAWFPILNGFMEPGRTGRFFGTIRSVWHGALILYYLGSQFWLGAHPGDFGPVFAGAWVCGVIRVGLIARLPERSERTGVAIRVRDAFGVLRERLDLRRYLSGVIWFGALRKASGTFAIVMLRREVGFSDAELILMTLAVFAGGFVSLYLWGRVADRLGPVPVFIVCSVGAGILLLPLLAIREPGPSAFALAIAVFFGRSVLSAGFGVADTKLLFHLAPSDAPARTLVIAGVTTAVISSLVPALVGIALGRLLVGASAPLEVYAGFFSLTALLQAGSFLPLLRFRSRPLY; the protein is encoded by the coding sequence TTGAAGCATTCCGAAGCGACTTCTGAACCCGCTCAGACCGCTCCACCCCTCGATGCTTCGGAACGCGCTCGCGGCCGACGAATGGCGGTCGCAAGTCATCCGTTCGGGATGACGTTCTGGGATGTCTTCAGCGAGAAGATCCCCACGCTCGCGCTTCTATCGCTGGGTGCAAGTGAGGCGGTCGTGGGTCTGCAGAGCGGACTTCCCCATTTCATGCAGGTGCTCCAGCTTCCCACTTTGCGCTGGATCGGACGCGTTTCGAAGCGGCGCATCCTGCTCCTGGGTCAGCTCGTGGCGCTCGCTGGAGGCGCACCGCTGCTTTTCTTCTCGAGCCTTGCTCTGCAAGAAGAGAGTCTGGCGATCGCGGTCGTGCTCGCCAGTATCGCGATGGTCGCGGCGGGTCTGCGCGTCGGCAATACCGCGTGGTTTCCGATCCTCAACGGCTTCATGGAACCGGGGCGAACGGGACGCTTTTTCGGAACCATCCGTTCTGTCTGGCACGGTGCGCTGATCCTTTACTACCTGGGGTCGCAGTTCTGGTTGGGCGCGCATCCCGGCGACTTTGGCCCGGTGTTCGCGGGGGCCTGGGTCTGCGGTGTGATCCGGGTGGGCTTGATTGCGCGCCTGCCCGAGCGCAGTGAGCGAACGGGTGTTGCGATCCGCGTGCGAGATGCCTTCGGCGTGTTGCGCGAGCGACTCGATTTGCGCCGCTATCTCTCCGGGGTCATCTGGTTCGGCGCCTTGCGCAAGGCCAGTGGGACCTTTGCGATCGTCATGCTCCGCAGAGAGGTCGGATTCTCGGACGCCGAGCTCATTCTCATGACTCTTGCGGTCTTCGCGGGGGGCTTCGTGTCACTGTATCTCTGGGGACGGGTGGCCGATCGTCTTGGACCGGTTCCCGTGTTCATCGTCTGCTCTGTGGGTGCGGGCATTCTATTGCTGCCGCTACTGGCCATTCGCGAACCCGGGCCGAGTGCATTCGCGCTGGCGATTGCGGTGTTCTTCGGGCGTTCTGTGTTGTCCGCTGGATTCGGAGTGGCCGATACGAAGCTGCTTTTCCACCTGGCGCCGTCCGATGCGCCTGCGCGCACGCTGGTGATCGCGGGCGTCACCACCGCCGTGATCTCGAGTCTGGTACCGGCCCTGGTCGGAATTGCCCTGGGTCGGCTTCTGGTTGGGGCAAGTGCGCCGCTCGAGGTCTACGCGGGGTTCTTTTCGCTCACGGCCCTATTGCAGGCGGGTTCGTTCCTGCCCCTGCTGAGATTTCGCTCGCGGCCGCTATACTAG
- a CDS encoding enoyl-CoA hydratase/isomerase family protein has product MSESLTRLERSDGVAVLTLDRPAKRNALSRALREELISRLDALAKDEGVSSVILTGAGPVFCAGFDRSEFAGNEMAEVFSDAVEYHDRVYTFAKPLVAAVNGAALGGGCDLAAMCDLRIAARTAVFGQPQVRFGAAAAYDLMREVMPTGPAREMCLTGRPYSSEEALSIGLVNAIHEPEVLLDAARELASSIATLPDGLPAETKRQFLVRQPLLFAS; this is encoded by the coding sequence ATGAGCGAATCCCTCACCCGACTCGAGCGATCCGACGGCGTCGCGGTACTCACTCTCGACCGACCCGCCAAGCGCAACGCCCTTTCCCGGGCCTTACGTGAGGAGCTGATCTCGCGACTCGACGCGCTCGCAAAGGACGAAGGCGTCTCGTCGGTGATCCTGACCGGCGCCGGCCCGGTCTTCTGCGCGGGCTTTGATCGCTCGGAATTCGCAGGAAACGAAATGGCCGAAGTCTTCTCCGACGCGGTCGAATACCACGATCGCGTCTACACGTTCGCCAAACCCCTGGTTGCCGCCGTGAACGGCGCTGCCCTCGGTGGCGGGTGTGATCTCGCCGCCATGTGTGATCTGCGCATAGCCGCGCGAACAGCAGTTTTCGGACAACCCCAGGTGCGGTTCGGGGCGGCGGCCGCCTACGACCTGATGCGCGAAGTCATGCCCACCGGACCCGCGCGCGAGATGTGCTTGACCGGTCGTCCGTACAGCAGTGAAGAAGCTCTGTCCATCGGATTGGTCAATGCAATTCACGAACCCGAAGTCCTGCTCGACGCTGCACGCGAACTGGCCTCTTCGATTGCGACACTTCCCGATGGCTTGCCCGCGGAGACGAAGCGTCAATTCCTGGTCCGGCAACCCCTCCTGTTCGCTTCCTGA
- a CDS encoding DUF87 domain-containing protein, which translates to MGRIGLSADFEKLGAFYLGRVFDPEAGKLKDELLLYDSKDLTTHALCVGMTGSGKTGLCIGLLEEAAIDGIPALVIDPKGDLSNLALTFPGLKAEAFEPWVDPGEAARMAMTVKQYAGRIAELWKKGLAEWGQSGKRIKRFRNSAEVAIYTPGSRVGRPLCVLRSLAAPSAAVAEDDDALRDRVQAAVSGLLSLLGITADPIRSREHILLSNLVDRAWREGRDLEIASLIAEIQVPPFERLGVVDLESFFPAAERFELAMSLNSLLASPGFSAWMEGEPLDVGRLLYTPEGRPRLAVLSIAHLSERERMFFVALLLNEVVSWMRSQPGTSSLRALLYMDEVFGYFPPTANPPSKIPMLTLLKQARAYGLGVVLATQNPVDLDYKGLSNCGTWFLGRLQTERDKARVLDGLEGVAASAGGNFDRQQVDRILSGLKSRVFLMNNVHEDRPELFHTRWTLSYLRGPLTREQIRLLSPKKAAKQPSARQSSTRHPVTEMGVAAQLPEPSDAFERALLPPEIEEYWLSRAPGKPGSGRLVYRPALLGLASLHYADARSKCDYWENAHLLTLLNDDPPANPWDGAERLPGLPVLEDDPVAGASLADLPAAATRVRSYASWQKRLKSAAYRDLPLTLFHCSELKTYSQPKEEEGAFRGRLALAARERRDLAVEKLRRKFSPKLARLDERILRAQQRVEREQSQHKQQKFQTVVSAAATVLGALFGRKASSVGRAATTMRGAGRISREAGDVERAKELLEELRRKLDELEEEFADATATVAENVDPATLPLQERLIRPRKADLLIERVALVWTPWSVTSEGIAERLF; encoded by the coding sequence ATTGGGAGGATTGGCTTGAGCGCGGATTTCGAAAAACTCGGAGCGTTTTATCTCGGGCGCGTCTTTGACCCGGAAGCGGGAAAGCTCAAGGACGAACTGCTGCTGTACGACTCCAAGGACCTGACGACGCACGCACTCTGCGTCGGCATGACTGGCAGTGGCAAGACCGGACTGTGCATCGGGCTTCTGGAAGAGGCCGCGATCGACGGAATTCCCGCTCTCGTCATCGACCCCAAAGGCGATCTTTCGAATTTGGCGCTCACCTTTCCCGGCTTGAAGGCCGAGGCCTTCGAACCGTGGGTCGACCCCGGGGAAGCCGCGCGCATGGCGATGACCGTCAAACAGTACGCAGGGCGTATCGCCGAACTCTGGAAGAAGGGACTGGCCGAGTGGGGCCAGAGCGGAAAGCGCATCAAACGCTTTCGCAATTCGGCCGAAGTTGCGATCTACACACCGGGAAGTCGAGTCGGCCGACCGTTGTGTGTGCTGCGCTCGCTGGCCGCCCCATCGGCCGCCGTGGCGGAAGATGACGATGCCCTGCGCGATCGGGTTCAGGCGGCGGTTTCCGGTTTGCTCTCGCTCCTGGGGATCACAGCCGATCCGATCCGCAGTCGAGAACACATCCTCTTGTCGAACCTGGTCGATCGCGCATGGCGCGAGGGGCGCGATCTCGAGATTGCATCGCTGATCGCCGAGATTCAGGTGCCGCCCTTTGAACGTCTGGGCGTCGTGGACCTGGAGTCGTTCTTTCCCGCCGCAGAGCGATTCGAACTCGCCATGAGCTTGAACAGTCTCCTCGCTTCACCGGGCTTCTCCGCCTGGATGGAGGGCGAACCTCTCGATGTCGGCCGGTTGCTCTACACGCCCGAAGGTCGGCCGAGACTCGCCGTGCTGTCGATTGCACATCTGTCGGAACGCGAACGCATGTTCTTTGTGGCGTTGCTGCTCAACGAAGTGGTGTCGTGGATGCGCTCACAGCCGGGGACTTCGAGTTTGCGCGCGCTGCTGTACATGGACGAGGTGTTCGGTTACTTCCCGCCCACAGCGAACCCCCCGTCGAAGATTCCCATGCTCACCCTGCTGAAGCAGGCGCGTGCTTACGGACTGGGAGTCGTGCTGGCGACGCAGAACCCGGTTGATCTGGACTACAAGGGGCTTTCGAACTGCGGCACCTGGTTTCTGGGCCGGTTGCAGACTGAGCGCGACAAGGCGCGCGTGCTCGACGGACTGGAAGGAGTGGCTGCAAGCGCTGGCGGGAATTTCGATCGTCAGCAGGTGGATCGCATTCTGTCCGGGCTCAAGAGCCGGGTGTTCCTCATGAACAACGTGCACGAAGACCGTCCCGAACTATTTCACACGCGCTGGACACTGTCCTATTTGCGCGGGCCACTGACCCGCGAACAGATCCGTCTTCTGTCCCCGAAGAAGGCTGCCAAACAGCCTTCCGCCAGACAGTCTTCCACCCGGCACCCTGTCACGGAAATGGGTGTCGCAGCGCAGTTGCCAGAACCCTCGGATGCATTCGAACGAGCGCTACTCCCGCCCGAGATCGAGGAGTACTGGTTGTCGCGTGCCCCCGGGAAACCCGGCTCCGGAAGGCTCGTCTATCGACCGGCGCTGCTCGGTTTGGCAAGCCTGCACTATGCCGACGCGCGTTCGAAGTGTGACTACTGGGAGAACGCGCATCTTCTGACTCTGCTCAACGACGACCCACCCGCAAATCCGTGGGATGGCGCAGAACGACTCCCGGGTCTCCCTGTGCTCGAAGACGATCCCGTAGCCGGTGCGAGCCTGGCCGACCTGCCTGCGGCCGCCACTCGGGTCAGGAGTTATGCCTCGTGGCAGAAGCGCCTGAAGTCAGCCGCCTATCGAGACTTGCCGCTGACGCTTTTTCATTGTTCGGAGCTGAAGACCTACTCGCAGCCAAAGGAGGAAGAGGGCGCCTTTCGCGGCAGACTCGCTCTCGCTGCGCGCGAACGGCGAGATCTGGCCGTAGAAAAGCTGCGTCGGAAATTTTCTCCCAAACTGGCCCGTCTGGACGAGCGCATTCTGAGGGCCCAGCAGCGTGTCGAGCGCGAGCAGTCGCAGCACAAACAACAGAAATTCCAGACCGTCGTTTCTGCAGCGGCCACGGTTCTGGGCGCGCTCTTCGGCCGCAAGGCGTCGAGTGTTGGCAGAGCGGCAACCACGATGCGCGGAGCGGGGCGCATTTCGCGCGAAGCCGGTGACGTCGAACGCGCGAAGGAACTCCTGGAAGAGTTGCGTCGGAAGCTCGACGAGCTGGAGGAGGAATTCGCAGACGCGACTGCGACGGTCGCGGAAAACGTCGATCCAGCGACCCTTCCGCTACAGGAGCGCCTGATCCGGCCCCGCAAAGCCGATCTGTTGATCGAGCGCGTCGCACTCGTGTGGACTCCCTGGAGCGTTACTTCCGAGGGGATTGCCGAGCGGCTTTTCTGA
- a CDS encoding FecR domain-containing protein: MMQFATFGRALYARSALAICAALMFTAASPNSETYLETVMGEVEIGTGVPPIWRAAKNGDHLGPYDTVRTGPDGRVQVHLATGSLRLYPSSVLRLATDPGQQGSERVRLEQGTSLFDVLKRSGDDTFEVETHDAVLVVKGTRFSVAVEPDHSSMAVFRGLVGVRGIDRAIESEILVRPGFAAIGGGEVPMELVVNGSADPWEGWSQKMSAPGTLKPKTQPPARMAVDMAKAHALQTARPEIVEHAKQRRSVRMDSKPGSAKKTLPRTAGAQAETGQKNAGANGQAMDEMMGKSKGSLKKMALNVKQEQDSRLAEKLEHKFDAVQEAGSEGMEQIQEEFAESVVAGETGGGGGVNLEIEIVNSRVKIAGGSFDEIVSNGDLQSMLSTGTTTFSANLMQLLANQGTDPMQFAAMLQQMLGN; encoded by the coding sequence ATGATGCAATTCGCCACATTCGGGCGAGCGCTGTATGCGAGGTCTGCGCTCGCGATCTGCGCAGCGCTCATGTTCACGGCGGCTAGCCCGAATTCTGAGACCTACCTCGAAACCGTGATGGGCGAGGTGGAAATCGGTACTGGTGTGCCTCCCATCTGGCGCGCCGCAAAAAACGGAGATCACCTCGGACCCTATGACACGGTTCGAACGGGTCCGGACGGACGAGTCCAGGTTCACCTGGCGACCGGCAGCCTGCGCCTGTACCCGAGTTCGGTCTTGCGCCTGGCGACGGATCCGGGTCAGCAGGGGAGCGAACGCGTGCGTCTCGAGCAGGGAACGTCGCTATTCGACGTGCTCAAGCGAAGCGGTGACGATACTTTCGAAGTCGAGACCCACGATGCGGTCCTGGTCGTGAAAGGCACGCGCTTCTCCGTGGCGGTTGAGCCGGATCACTCGAGCATGGCGGTGTTTCGCGGCCTGGTCGGTGTGCGCGGAATTGATCGGGCGATCGAGAGCGAGATCCTCGTGCGCCCGGGCTTTGCGGCCATCGGCGGTGGCGAGGTGCCGATGGAACTGGTCGTGAACGGCAGTGCCGATCCCTGGGAGGGCTGGTCTCAGAAGATGAGCGCACCGGGGACCCTCAAGCCCAAGACGCAGCCGCCCGCGCGTATGGCAGTCGATATGGCCAAGGCCCATGCGCTGCAGACTGCGCGGCCGGAGATTGTCGAGCACGCCAAGCAGCGACGAAGCGTCCGGATGGACTCGAAGCCAGGGTCTGCGAAGAAGACCTTACCAAGAACCGCGGGTGCTCAAGCTGAGACGGGTCAGAAAAATGCCGGAGCCAACGGACAGGCGATGGACGAGATGATGGGCAAGTCGAAGGGGTCTCTGAAGAAGATGGCGCTCAATGTGAAGCAGGAGCAGGACTCCCGCCTGGCGGAGAAATTGGAGCACAAGTTCGACGCGGTTCAGGAGGCGGGTTCTGAGGGTATGGAGCAGATCCAGGAAGAGTTCGCTGAATCGGTTGTCGCGGGAGAAACGGGCGGCGGTGGCGGAGTCAATCTCGAGATCGAAATCGTGAACTCGAGAGTCAAGATCGCAGGCGGCAGCTTCGACGAAATCGTGTCCAATGGAGATCTGCAGAGCATGCTCTCGACCGGCACGACGACGTTTTCAGCGAATCTGATGCAGCTTCTCGCGAACCAGGGCACCGATCCGATGCAGTTTGCGGCGATGCTTCAGCAGATGCTGGGAAATTAG
- a CDS encoding ferritin-like domain-containing protein: protein MSNFLSAYSIQNWLESCPQGYLEETEFGHEKGESEPEFILDNPVLRDESVRNVVQLVVGERAALAASSGLINLAPDHESKRFLATQTLDEARHVEIFTQRLLDLGVRKSDLEATIAEHASPDLANFAAVLLEKVEKGDFLAGVVGQNIVLEGLAFTVFEFSEATNRGVNPKFAHTLRGTIADERRHVGFGENRIGSLIKEQPERRDEIQEMQKEMTGHMLKVFTRRSGDDTAVKEARRATQEQIEKIGGFDEPVMFQGQDLRKLDQEKAQGLLTGSILSEFKVRLGRIGLEYQDPAS, encoded by the coding sequence ATGTCAAATTTTCTCAGTGCATACTCGATTCAAAACTGGCTCGAATCCTGTCCTCAGGGCTACCTGGAGGAGACGGAGTTCGGCCATGAAAAGGGCGAAAGCGAGCCCGAATTCATTCTCGACAATCCCGTACTCCGCGATGAGTCGGTGCGAAACGTCGTGCAGTTGGTCGTTGGTGAGCGGGCGGCGCTGGCGGCATCCTCGGGCCTGATCAATCTGGCTCCGGACCACGAGAGCAAGCGCTTCCTCGCCACGCAGACCTTGGACGAAGCGCGTCATGTCGAGATCTTCACGCAGCGCCTGCTCGATCTCGGAGTGCGCAAGTCAGACCTCGAGGCGACCATCGCCGAGCACGCCAGCCCGGATCTGGCGAATTTCGCTGCCGTGTTGCTCGAGAAGGTCGAGAAGGGCGACTTCCTGGCCGGTGTAGTCGGGCAGAACATCGTGCTCGAAGGCCTGGCCTTCACGGTATTCGAGTTCAGTGAGGCCACGAACCGCGGCGTGAATCCCAAGTTCGCGCATACGCTCCGGGGCACGATTGCCGACGAGCGTCGCCACGTGGGTTTCGGTGAGAACCGGATCGGCTCACTGATCAAGGAACAGCCCGAGCGCCGTGACGAAATCCAGGAGATGCAGAAGGAGATGACGGGCCATATGCTCAAGGTCTTCACGCGTCGCAGCGGGGATGACACGGCCGTCAAGGAAGCTCGCCGCGCGACCCAGGAACAGATCGAGAAGATCGGCGGGTTCGACGAGCCCGTGATGTTCCAGGGCCAGGATCTGCGCAAGCTCGATCAGGAGAAGGCGCAGGGGCTTCTGACTGGCAGCATTCTGTCCGAGTTCAAGGTTCGGCTGGGTCGCATCGGCCTCGAGTACCAGGACCCGGCTTCCTGA
- a CDS encoding tetratricopeptide repeat protein codes for MRGILWTVLVLSFSALVNSLGWAGEMPEDPEFAQLESALSAHPDDPDLIWAKAMALSKLGRPKEAAAAFEVFVARWPNRRPDGIFQLGRALHEAGRYEEALKVLARAVDEGSEPGPAHFYRGLALRALGRTREASGAFAVAHWYEPELKAQALLIEGLDSLARREDEQARRMLMEAASLDETGEIARVAKEALAKQPLRDTPRRLSLFASAGFESDSNVTLESDQLPGSTTSEDDSKWLLGAGFRYQAFKTPEAGLALGYRFNRSEHEDLEGFDSVNHMPFMTATWRVKPRVSLQFDGLYVASLLNTERYSRSLTGQPSVLIELGPRAGVLRIHGELTRRGYIDEAVFSSLERSGLTMSGGLTQYFALPFGKDAFGALGGSFSKTRTGASTDLLGFRGDYDRERSSALARAIVPLPRDFKLTAAITVSREMYDNDNLVHSLTDEGVGTFDRMRRRDTIFDSRLGISFKPRKYIEMEFAWRYSQQISNVDTYDYERHVLGVYLKTEL; via the coding sequence GTGAGGGGCATCTTGTGGACCGTTCTGGTCTTGAGCTTTTCCGCTCTTGTGAATTCGCTCGGCTGGGCCGGGGAGATGCCCGAAGATCCCGAATTCGCGCAGCTCGAAAGTGCTCTGTCAGCGCATCCTGACGATCCGGATCTGATCTGGGCCAAGGCGATGGCGTTGTCGAAGCTGGGCAGGCCGAAGGAAGCGGCGGCCGCGTTCGAGGTCTTCGTGGCGCGCTGGCCCAACAGGCGCCCGGATGGGATTTTTCAGCTGGGCCGAGCTCTGCACGAGGCCGGTCGCTACGAGGAAGCCCTCAAAGTGCTGGCTCGCGCGGTAGACGAAGGTTCTGAACCGGGACCGGCTCATTTCTACCGCGGTCTTGCGCTGAGGGCTCTTGGCAGGACTCGAGAGGCCTCGGGTGCGTTCGCTGTTGCGCACTGGTACGAGCCAGAGCTGAAAGCTCAAGCGCTGCTGATCGAGGGACTGGATTCGCTCGCGCGCCGCGAAGATGAACAGGCGCGAAGGATGTTGATGGAAGCCGCAAGTCTGGATGAGACCGGAGAGATCGCGCGGGTGGCGAAGGAAGCGCTCGCCAAACAGCCTCTTCGCGATACGCCCCGGCGCCTTAGTCTGTTTGCCTCTGCGGGATTCGAGTCCGATTCGAATGTGACTCTTGAGAGCGATCAGCTGCCGGGTTCGACGACCAGCGAAGACGACAGCAAATGGCTATTGGGGGCGGGTTTCCGTTACCAGGCGTTCAAGACACCCGAGGCCGGTTTGGCCCTGGGGTACCGTTTCAACCGGTCCGAGCACGAAGATCTGGAAGGTTTCGACTCTGTCAATCACATGCCCTTCATGACCGCGACCTGGCGCGTGAAGCCGCGGGTCAGCCTGCAATTCGACGGGTTGTACGTGGCGAGTCTGCTGAATACCGAGCGCTACTCGCGTTCGCTCACCGGACAGCCGAGTGTGCTGATCGAACTCGGGCCCCGGGCGGGTGTGCTGCGCATCCACGGAGAGTTGACCCGTCGCGGCTATATCGACGAAGCGGTGTTTTCGTCGCTGGAGCGCAGCGGCCTGACGATGTCGGGAGGCTTGACCCAGTATTTCGCTCTGCCCTTCGGCAAGGACGCTTTTGGAGCTCTCGGTGGATCGTTTTCGAAGACGCGCACAGGAGCTTCTACAGATCTGCTCGGCTTTCGCGGCGACTACGACCGAGAGCGCTCTTCGGCCCTGGCCCGCGCGATCGTGCCTTTGCCGCGCGACTTCAAACTCACGGCTGCGATCACGGTCTCGCGCGAGATGTACGACAACGACAACCTCGTGCATTCCTTGACGGATGAAGGCGTCGGCACGTTCGATCGAATGCGTCGTCGCGACACGATCTTCGATAGCCGGCTCGGGATTTCCTTCAAACCTCGGAAATACATCGAGATGGAATTCGCCTGGCGCTACAGCCAGCAGATTTCCAACGTCGATACCTATGACTACGAACGACACGTCCTCGGGGTCTACCTGAAGACGGAGCTTTGA
- a CDS encoding LLM class F420-dependent oxidoreductase, producing the protein MKLGLMLGYSGPRLQIPIERVQLAERLGFDSVWTAEAYGSDAITPLAWIAAHTERIRLGTAVIQLAGRTPAMAAMQIGTLDQLAPGRVICGLGVSGPQIVEGWYGQPWGKPYWRIRDYVQIMKKIFKREEPVEHAGREFNLPFTGEGSLGIGKPLKSILHMNPEISIWLGTGTDMNVRLTAEIADGWMPLGFVPGTLEEYRAVIEEGFRRAGNGKSWKDFEIQAMTSVIVTDDIGAALQAPKPMIALYVGGMGHKNKNFHNDMMVRRGYPEAAARIQELYLAGRKTEAAEAVPDEYIDEGALLGPPQRIRERFREWLDAGVTGLTLTTGDERAMELMADLAKSSN; encoded by the coding sequence ATGAAGCTCGGATTGATGCTCGGCTACTCCGGACCGAGACTGCAGATTCCGATCGAGCGAGTTCAGCTGGCCGAACGGCTGGGTTTCGATTCGGTCTGGACGGCAGAGGCCTATGGTTCAGATGCGATCACGCCGCTCGCCTGGATCGCAGCGCACACGGAGCGCATCCGGCTCGGCACCGCAGTGATCCAACTCGCCGGCCGCACACCCGCGATGGCCGCAATGCAGATCGGGACGCTCGATCAACTGGCACCGGGCCGCGTGATCTGTGGGCTGGGCGTATCGGGACCGCAGATCGTCGAAGGCTGGTACGGGCAACCCTGGGGAAAACCCTATTGGAGAATCCGCGATTACGTGCAGATCATGAAGAAGATCTTCAAGCGCGAAGAGCCCGTCGAACACGCCGGCCGTGAGTTCAACCTCCCGTTTACGGGCGAAGGCTCGCTGGGAATCGGGAAACCGCTGAAGTCGATTCTGCACATGAATCCCGAGATCTCGATCTGGCTCGGTACGGGCACCGATATGAATGTGCGTTTGACCGCCGAAATCGCCGACGGCTGGATGCCGCTCGGCTTCGTACCCGGAACCCTCGAGGAGTATCGCGCGGTGATCGAGGAAGGATTCCGGCGCGCGGGCAACGGCAAGAGCTGGAAGGACTTCGAAATCCAGGCGATGACGAGCGTAATCGTGACCGACGACATCGGAGCTGCATTGCAGGCCCCGAAACCGATGATCGCGCTCTATGTCGGCGGAATGGGGCACAAGAACAAGAACTTCCACAACGACATGATGGTCCGTCGCGGATACCCCGAAGCCGCCGCTCGCATTCAGGAACTCTATCTGGCCGGCCGCAAGACGGAAGCGGCCGAAGCGGTACCCGACGAATACATCGATGAGGGCGCCCTGCTCGGCCCACCGCAGCGAATTCGCGAGCGCTTTCGTGAGTGGCTCGACGCCGGCGTCACCGGATTGACCCTCACCACAGGGGATGAGCGGGCCATGGAGCTGATGGCAGATCTCGCGAAAAGCTCGAACTGA